GATGGAGCAAAAATGATAAGTACTGCTATTGATGGTGAAATAGAATTTAAAAATTTGAGTTTTTCTTATAGCAATTTTAATAAAAAAGCTTTACAAAACATTAGCCTTAAAATACCTAAGGGGTATACCATTGGAATCACAGGGAAAACCGGTTCAGGAAAAACTACCCTAGTAAGTTTATTATTAAAGCTTTATGTGTCATCACCAGAAGAAATATTTATTGACTCTGTGGACATAAATGACTATTGCCTAGAAACACTTAGAAGTAGCATTGGGTATGTACCTCAAGACAACTTTTTGTTTTCCGCATCTATTAAAGAAAATATAAAATTTTTCAAGGATATATACACTGATGAGGAGGTTGAAAAAGCTGCTAAAATAAGCTCCATATATGAAAGTATTATAGGGTTTCCTATGGGCTTTGATACTGTACTTGGAGAACGTGGTGTTAACCTATCCGGTGGTGAAAAGCAACGTATTTCTATAGCCAGGGCTATTATACGAGACCCATCAATACTGATTTTAGATGATTCACTCTCTGCTGTGGACACTATTACTGAGTCCAAACTACTTAAGAATATAAAAAAATGGAGATTTGGTAAAACCACATTAATTGTTGCTCATAGAATTTCCACAATAAAACATGCAGATTTTATTATAGTATTAGATGACGGTAGGATATGTGAAAATGGAACTCATGATGAACTCATAAAGAAAGGAGGACTATATTATGAAACCTACAAGTCCCAACATGAAAACCAGCAAAAAAAATCTGAGTGGGAAGCTTCATAAAATCAATAGTATTAAGAGACTTTTAGCGTTAACAAAACCATACCTAAATAAAATAATCTTAGCCGCATTATGTGTAATGCTTGTTAATGCTGCCGAACTTTTAAAACCCTATATACTAAAGCTTGTCATCGATGATTTTTTAATAAAGAAAGTATCGCAAAGCGGTATGTACTCTATAGCAACTATGGGACTATTATATTTTACTGTTGTAGCTATTGGTGGGATATCCACTTTTACTCAAGTGAACTTAATAAATAAAGCTGGTCAGGAAATAATGAGGAATTTGAGAAGAAGAGTATTTCGAACAATACAATTTCTTCCACTATCATATCTTGATAAAACCTCTTCAGGAAGACTCATAACTAGAGCTACAAATGATGTGGAAGCACTAAGTGAGATGTATACTGATGTAATTATTAGTTTGTTTAAAGATGTATTCTTACTTATAGGAATAGTATATGCTATGCTAGCACTTGATGTAAAATTGGCACTCATATCATTTTCAGTAGTTCCTATGATGTTTTTTATCGTTTTTCTTTTGAAAAATAAAATAAAGAATAACTTTTCAAAAATGAAAAGCTTAATAGGTAAAATTAATGGATTTATGGCAGAGAATATTTCAGGGATGAAAATTATACAAATATTTGCTGGCGAAAGTGAAAAAAACAATGAGTTTCTAAAATTAAACGGTGAATATTTAAAAAGTACATTATTTCAAGTTAGGATGAACAGTATATTAAGACCGGCAGCTGATGTCTTCCAGAGCCTTGCAGTAGCAATAATATTATGGTATTCAATGAGTAAAATCGCAAACCATACTATAGAGATAGGTGTGCTTTTCGCTTTTACAACCTATATAAAACAATTTTTTAATCCAATTTCTGATCTTGCGGATAACTATACTACTATTCAATCCGCTTTGGTTTCTGCAGAACGAATTTTTGAACTTCTAGATGAGGAAGATTCTCTAGAGGATTTAGATGAAGGCAGGAGCTTTGATAACTTACAGGGTGATATAGAATTTAAGAATGTATGGTTTTCTTATAATAATTCAGAGTGGATATTAAAGAATGTGTGTTTTAAAGTTAAAAAAACGGAAACTGTTGCTTTTATAGGAGAAACAGGTGCAGGAAAAACTACAATAATAAGCCTTATAAGCGGGTTTTATAAAATTCAAAAGGGTGAGATACTAATAGATGGAATTAATATTAATGATATAAAAAAGAAGGACTTAAGAAAAAGTATATCCGTTGTGCTTCAAGATATATTTTTATTTTCAGGCGATGTAAAATCTAATGTTTTATTAAATGATAATATAAGCGAAAAGACTTTAATTAAGTCCCTTAAAACTACTTGCGCCTTAGACTTTGTAAACGAACTGCCAGGTGGAATACACTCAGCCGTTAAGGAAAGAGGATCCACTTTTTCAGCTGGTCAGAAGCAGCTTTTATCATTTTCTAGGGCCCTTGCTCATTCGCCTTCTATATTTATATTAGATGAGGCTACGGCAAATATAGATACACATACTGAAAAGTTAATACAAAAGGTAATTGAAGAAATGGCTCAAGATAGAACTACACTTATTATTGCACATAGATTATCAACCATAAGAAATGCAGATAAAATAGTGGTGCTAAAACATGGCGAAATTATAGAAATAGGAAATCACGATGAACTTATGAGAAGTGGTGGATATTATAAAGATATGATCCAAGGTGATATACAGGTCGCAAACTAATATAAGAACGGTATGTGAAATGAATTACTTTATCATTTTACATACCGTTCTTATGTTATTATTACAGTATCTCTATTGTTTTATTAAAATAAAATAGAATTTAACTCCAATTTCTGTGTTTTCTACTCCGTAGCTACCACCATGAAGTAATATTATATTTTTAACTATTGAAAGACCTAGACCAGTACCCCCAAGTTTTCTAGTCCTTGATTTATCGATTTTATAGAAGTTATCCCATATCTTATTCGATTCTGAAACATCAATTGCATTTCCACTATTTTCTACTTCAACACAAATGGTATCTTCTCTATTTATCATTGTTACTGTTATGGATCCACCCTCCTGCGTATGTCTTATTGCATTAGTCATATAATTTGTTATTACCTGTTCTATTCTGTTCCAATCTGCATTTACTTTTATATCTTGGATAAGATTTAATCCAAGTTTAATTTGCTTTTCGTGAAGTAAGGAAGAAAATTTCCTAGTAACTGATTTTACTAGCTCATGAAGAGTGAACTCCTCTTTAGTCAACTTAAAATTTCCTGATTCTAATTGAGATAAATCTAACATATCTGATACTAAACTGTTCATTTTCCTAGATTCATCCATAATTACATCGATAAAATATTGTTTTTCTTCCCCTTCTAAAACATCATCATTTAAAGCTAGGGTATACCCTTCTATAAGGGTAATAGGTGTTTTAAGCTCATGAGAAACCGCTGCTACAAAGTCTTTTCTCATCTCTGTTAATTTTTTTTCTTTTTCAATATCCTTTTCTAATTGTGTATTAGCATCTGTAAGTGAGGTTAATGCACTATATAAATTTTCTGAAAGAAGATTAAGTGAGGTAGCTAGAGCACCTATTTCATCTTCACTTTTAACCTCACATTTTTCTGTAAAGTCAAGCTTTGCCATTTTAGTAGCTGTTTTAGTAATTTTTATAAGTGGCTTTGCAATCATATTTGAGTAAAAAAAAGAAAGAAGTAGAATAGTAATTAGGGCACCTATATAAAAATATAAGTAAAATTCCTTTATAACTTGGACTGCTTCATTTACTGGCTGTAGTGAAGAAAAAGCACACACAGTTTCATCTTTCTTTTCATCATATAATATACCTGCTACACTTGCAGCCATATCGGGGTTTTGCTGCGTAATAAAAATAAAGGGTTTTTTAGTGTCTTTAAATTTAGTAATCCCACCCCGATTTTCTATTTCAGATGACATTATTTGGTTCATGATTCTAACTTTTATGGAGTCTTTTCTTACATCAGTTGTTTTTGCAAGATATTTCAAATTTCCTAATCTATCTCTTATAATTATTTTATAATTATTCTCTTCTTCAAAAGAGGTAATTAAGCTAGTCTCATCTTCATTTTTTTGGAGCAAACTATATTGGCTTTCAAATTTAACAAGGTTAGTTTCAAGATTGTCAGTTTTCCATTTTCTATAAAACTGCTCAAAAAACTGGGACTGAACTACCAAATTAGTAGTTATAAAAATTACGAAAACTATAGAGGTTATTGTGAAAAGCTTTATTGTAATACTCTTTTTACTTTTCATTTTTCACCTCAAATTTATAGCCGGTACCTCTTATAGTTGCTATAAGGTAAGATTTTTCACCTAATTTTTCTCGCAATCTTTTTATAACAGTATCCACCGTTCTCAAATCTCCAAAATAGTCAATACCCCATAGTGCATCTAATATTTTTTCTCTACTTAATACGATTCTTTTATTAATTATAAAATAATTTAGTAGCTCGAATTCTTTTGGGGATAAATTGATTTCGATATTGTCTACAGTAACCTCATGGCTTAAATTATCAACTACAAGGCCATCAAAGCTATTTTCTTCATTCAGAATAACCTCAGAGGTATGAGTCCTTCGTATAATGGCTTTTACTTTTGCAACTAATAGCTTTGGAACGAAAGGCTTAGTAATATAATGATCTGTTCCTAATTCAAAACCCAATAATTCGTCATCTTCTTCTGATTTAGCTGTGAGCATTATAACGGGGATATTTGAGGTTTTCCTTATTTCCTTGCAAACGTCCCATCCATCCATAACAGGCATCATTACATCTAGAATAATCAAATCTACTTTGTTTTTATTAAATATATTTACAGCCTCACTGCCATTTTCAGCTTGTAAAATAGTAAAATTCTCTTTTCTTAAATAAATAGACACAAGATTTCTAATTCTTTCTTCATCATCTACTATTAAAATGGTTTCATTCATATGATTTTCTCCTTTATTAAAAACTTGAGACAAATAAGTTAAATTTCTAAATTTAAATAATAATTTCTAACTCTACTTTATATTATATAATAATACCATCAATAATCATAATTTATTATATTGTATCTAATATGAAAATTTCCTCTGCAAAAGGGGGTTTACAGAGGAAGTACAAATCAGTATGTTAAATTTATTTTAATCACAATGCATATGTCTTATAAATATATAATAAAGTTATACCATGGCACTTAAGTGGCAGATATGTTAACATTTCATGAATGGTAATTGTAAAATTAGAATATTACTTAATTATCTCTATTTTTAACAAATAATACAGAAAATTAACATAGCTTTTGCCTATATTCGTAGTATAATTAACTTGTACAATTTAATTAGTTATAGATAATTATAAGGAGGTTTTTATATGCTTAATGGCGCTAGGATTAGAGAATTGAGACTTAATAAATCTTTAACGAGCAGAGATATATCAACTTTATCCAAAAATTTAAATGTACATGTATCCCAGACTTATTTAGAAGAACTGGAACGAGGAAGTAAAAAAAATCCATCATTTAATATAATTGAAACTATTGCAACTATTTTATGTGTTAATATAGACGAACTTAGAATAAATTAAATTAATCTAAAAAGGCCAATTAACTGTATTTAGTTAATTGGCCTTTTGGAGTTATTTGATTAAATCAAAAGTTTTTAGATTTCGTAGCAACCCTATAAGGGAATAATTCTGCTGTCATTAGCGCTTCATAATTATCAATGTGATTATTCTAATGCATTAATATTTTTTTATAAAAAAGTTTATAAAAAGCAGTAAATGATAAAAAATATTGTCTTATATTTCCAAGGAAATATATTCAATATATATTTCCCCCATAGCTAGAATTGTCTTTTAAAAAAATTAATTATGTAGTTCCTCTAATAATAAGTTCTGTTTCAAAGTAAACTTGTTTTTCATTAGGTAGCTCTCCATTTATTACATCTATTAAGATACTGCATGCTTTTTTCCCCATTGTATATATAGGCTGAGCTATTGTTGTAAGTTCTGGTTCAATAATCTCTGATATATGAATATTATCAAAGCCAATAATTGATATATTCCTTGGGATTTTATAACCATTTCTGTGTAGAATTTTCATTCCTCCCAGAGCCATCATATCATTACTATAAAAAATGGCATCTAACTCCTTAAACACACTTATTATTTTTTCAGTAGCCATTATACCCCCTTCAACATTAAAATCTCCTTCAAAAATATACTTTTTATCATATAATCCATAATTCTTCATTGCATCAATATATCCTTCTAATCTTTGCTTTGATACTTCTATATCTTCTCTTCCTTTCACAAAAACTATTTTACGGTTTCCCTTTTCATATAAGTATTTAATACCATCGATAACACCCTGCTTGTTTAAGCAAAACACTCCATAATCATCTTTATATCCTTCAATATATCTATCAACCAATACAAAGGGAACGTTGTTGTTTTTTAATAGTGTTATACTTTCATTACTTTTTCCACCAGACATAAAAATTACGCCATCTATAAGCTTGCTTATAAGAAGTTCGATATATTTTTCTTCTTTGTCTATATCATTATCCGTGTTACATATTATTAGATTATATTCTAGTCTTTCTGCCTCATCTTCAATTGCTCTTGCCATTTCTGAGAAAAAGGGATTTGTGATATCTGGAAGTATTATTCCAATAGTACCGGATTTTTTTGTGCTAAGGCTTCTAGCTATGGAATTAGGAATATAGCTCATTTCTTTTGCAATTTTCAGTATTCTGTTTCTAGTTGCGTCGCTTATGCTATCATCCTTTTTGTTCATAACCATTGAAACTGTAGCCTTTGAAACCCCAGCCATTTCT
This DNA window, taken from Clostridium estertheticum, encodes the following:
- a CDS encoding ABC transporter ATP-binding protein; this translates as MKPTSPNMKTSKKNLSGKLHKINSIKRLLALTKPYLNKIILAALCVMLVNAAELLKPYILKLVIDDFLIKKVSQSGMYSIATMGLLYFTVVAIGGISTFTQVNLINKAGQEIMRNLRRRVFRTIQFLPLSYLDKTSSGRLITRATNDVEALSEMYTDVIISLFKDVFLLIGIVYAMLALDVKLALISFSVVPMMFFIVFLLKNKIKNNFSKMKSLIGKINGFMAENISGMKIIQIFAGESEKNNEFLKLNGEYLKSTLFQVRMNSILRPAADVFQSLAVAIILWYSMSKIANHTIEIGVLFAFTTYIKQFFNPISDLADNYTTIQSALVSAERIFELLDEEDSLEDLDEGRSFDNLQGDIEFKNVWFSYNNSEWILKNVCFKVKKTETVAFIGETGAGKTTIISLISGFYKIQKGEILIDGININDIKKKDLRKSISVVLQDIFLFSGDVKSNVLLNDNISEKTLIKSLKTTCALDFVNELPGGIHSAVKERGSTFSAGQKQLLSFSRALAHSPSIFILDEATANIDTHTEKLIQKVIEEMAQDRTTLIIAHRLSTIRNADKIVVLKHGEIIEIGNHDELMRSGGYYKDMIQGDIQVAN
- a CDS encoding response regulator transcription factor; this encodes MNETILIVDDEERIRNLVSIYLRKENFTILQAENGSEAVNIFNKNKVDLIILDVMMPVMDGWDVCKEIRKTSNIPVIMLTAKSEEDDELLGFELGTDHYITKPFVPKLLVAKVKAIIRRTHTSEVILNEENSFDGLVVDNLSHEVTVDNIEINLSPKEFELLNYFIINKRIVLSREKILDALWGIDYFGDLRTVDTVIKRLREKLGEKSYLIATIRGTGYKFEVKNEK
- a CDS encoding LacI family DNA-binding transcriptional regulator → MNNVTMKDIAEMAGVSKATVSMVMNKKDDSISDATRNRILKIAKEMSYIPNSIARSLSTKKSGTIGIILPDITNPFFSEMARAIEDEAERLEYNLIICNTDNDIDKEEKYIELLISKLIDGVIFMSGGKSNESITLLKNNNVPFVLVDRYIEGYKDDYGVFCLNKQGVIDGIKYLYEKGNRKIVFVKGREDIEVSKQRLEGYIDAMKNYGLYDKKYIFEGDFNVEGGIMATEKIISVFKELDAIFYSNDMMALGGMKILHRNGYKIPRNISIIGFDNIHISEIIEPELTTIAQPIYTMGKKACSILIDVINGELPNEKQVYFETELIIRGTT
- a CDS encoding helix-turn-helix domain-containing protein, producing MLNGARIRELRLNKSLTSRDISTLSKNLNVHVSQTYLEELERGSKKNPSFNIIETIATILCVNIDELRIN
- a CDS encoding sensor histidine kinase, translating into MKSKKSITIKLFTITSIVFVIFITTNLVVQSQFFEQFYRKWKTDNLETNLVKFESQYSLLQKNEDETSLITSFEEENNYKIIIRDRLGNLKYLAKTTDVRKDSIKVRIMNQIMSSEIENRGGITKFKDTKKPFIFITQQNPDMAASVAGILYDEKKDETVCAFSSLQPVNEAVQVIKEFYLYFYIGALITILLLSFFYSNMIAKPLIKITKTATKMAKLDFTEKCEVKSEDEIGALATSLNLLSENLYSALTSLTDANTQLEKDIEKEKKLTEMRKDFVAAVSHELKTPITLIEGYTLALNDDVLEGEEKQYFIDVIMDESRKMNSLVSDMLDLSQLESGNFKLTKEEFTLHELVKSVTRKFSSLLHEKQIKLGLNLIQDIKVNADWNRIEQVITNYMTNAIRHTQEGGSITVTMINREDTICVEVENSGNAIDVSESNKIWDNFYKIDKSRTRKLGGTGLGLSIVKNIILLHGGSYGVENTEIGVKFYFILIKQ